In one Lolium rigidum isolate FL_2022 chromosome 3, APGP_CSIRO_Lrig_0.1, whole genome shotgun sequence genomic region, the following are encoded:
- the LOC124697892 gene encoding tropinone reductase homolog At5g06060-like: MAAAEAIGTSAGRWSLHGKTALVTGGTRGIGYAVVEELSALGAAVHTCSRTEAELAERLKEWEAKGFRVTGSVCDVSVREQRERLIRDVADRFAGKLNILVNNAGITIDKPTLEYTAEEYSITMATNLESAFHLCQLSHPLLKASGSGSIVFISSVCGVIAEASSSIYSLTKGAMNQLAKNLACEWAKDHIRTNSVAPWYIKTSMVEADLAKEEFMVLLRQRTPMRRVGEPEEVSSLVAFLCMPGSSYITGQTISVDGGLTVNGMYPTHD, from the exons ATGGCCGCGGCAGAAGCGATCGGCACCAGTGCGGGGAGATGGTCTCTTCACGGCAAGACAGCCCTCGTCACCGGTGGCACTCGCGGCATCGG GTATGCGGTGGTGGAGGAGCTGTCGGCGCTGGGGGCGGCCGTGCACACTTGCTCCCGGACGGAGGCGGAGCTGGCCGAGCGCTTGAAGGAGTGGGAGGCCAAGGGATTCCGCGTCACCGGCTCCGTCTGCGACGTCTCCGTGCGGGAGCAGCGGGAGCGCCTGATCCGCGACGTCGCCGACCGATTCGCCGGCAAGCTCAACATCCTC GTTAACAATGCGGGCATAACTATTGATAAGCCAACACTTGAATACACGGCAGAGGAATACTCCATCACAATGGCCACTAATCTTGAATCTGCATTCCATCTGTGCCAACTTTCACATCCTCTTCTCAAGGCGTCCGGGTCGGGCAGCATTGTCTTCATATCATCAGTCTGTGGAGTGATAGCGGAAGCTAGTAGCTCCATTTATAGCTTGACAAAAG GTGCCATGAACCAGCTAGCAAAGAACCTAGCATGTGAGTGGGCGAAAGATCACATAAGAACCAACTCTGTTGCTCCATGGTACATCAAGACATCAATGGTGGAAGCA GATTTGGCAAAGGAGGAATTCATGGTTCTCCTCAGGCAGCGAACTCCCATGAGGCGTGTCGGAGAACCTGAAGAGGTATCATCGCTGGTGGCGTTTCTCTGCATGCCCGGTTCGTCTTACATCACTGGCCAGACGATCTCGGTTGATGGTGGATTGACCGTCAATGGGATGTATCCAACCCACGACTAG